The genome window CAAATCCAGATCGGCTGCTGTAGAAGCAGGGTTCAAAAAGGCGTTCTGGACTGTTATGGATGCCAATATTACAACTTTTATAGCTGCAATTTTTCTTTCACAACTTGGAAAGGGACCCATCCAGGGATTCGCAGTAACCCTGGCCGTCGGTATAGTTTGTTCACTCTTTACGGCTATATTTGTGTCCCGTCTGATCTTTGACTTCGGTACCGATGTCCTAGGGAAAGACAAAATCAGCATTTCCTGGGGGCTCAAATAATGGAAAAAGTAATTAACTTTACTAAGAACAGATTCATATTCTTATCAATCTCTGTTTTTCTTATTATCGCTTTTTGGGCAGGAACATTTGCCCAGGGTGGTTTTAACTTTGGTATTGATTTTAGAGCCGGTTTAAATCAGCAGATCAACATCGAAGGTGCTGAATCTATCAACGATGTAAAAGATGCCCTGTCTGAGATTCATTCCCTGCAGGTACAGACTGTTGGTTCCGGTGAATCAATGGACTATATGATAAAAACCGGTGTAGATGAAAGTAATGATAACTTTCAAGTAGAAATGGAACAGCTGATTATGGATTCACTGGAAAGCGCCTTTGGTGCCGGAGCGGTGACCGTAAAGTCTACTGAGTTTGTAGATGCCCGTTTTGCCGGGAATCTGGCGAGTCAGACTATTTTACTAACCATAGTGGCTATGGCTTTAATTCTGATATATATCTGGTTTCGCTTTAAGTTAAACTATGCCGTATCGGCAATTATCGCCATTATTCATGACGTCCTCTTCCTCACAGGATTTATAGGGGTCATGCAGCTGGAATTTTCCACTGCCACGATCGCTGCGGTACTTACAATCATTGGTTATTCCTTGAACGATACCATCGTTATCTTTGATAGAATCAGGGAGAATACAAGGATGGTCAAAGAAAAGAGTTTCAAAGATGTGATTAATATCTCAATTTCTCAATCTCTATCCAGAACTCTGATTACGTCTATAACAACATTCATTGCCGTTTTATTTATCTATGTCATTGGTATTGGAACGATCAAGACTTTTGCCTTGAGTTTGATTGTAGGTATCATCGTAGGTACTTATTCATCACTCTACATCGCTTCAACCATCCTTCTTGGATGGCATGACAAGGCAGCCAAAAATGTCAAAAATAAAGTTTCAGCCACCAAGGCTGTAGCTGAGAAAAAGGCTGATCCTGTTAAGGTCATTGAGAAAACAGCTGCAGAAGCAG of Oceanispirochaeta crateris contains these proteins:
- the secF gene encoding protein translocase subunit SecF, which encodes MEKVINFTKNRFIFLSISVFLIIAFWAGTFAQGGFNFGIDFRAGLNQQINIEGAESINDVKDALSEIHSLQVQTVGSGESMDYMIKTGVDESNDNFQVEMEQLIMDSLESAFGAGAVTVKSTEFVDARFAGNLASQTILLTIVAMALILIYIWFRFKLNYAVSAIIAIIHDVLFLTGFIGVMQLEFSTATIAAVLTIIGYSLNDTIVIFDRIRENTRMVKEKSFKDVINISISQSLSRTLITSITTFIAVLFIYVIGIGTIKTFALSLIVGIIVGTYSSLYIASTILLGWHDKAAKNVKNKVSATKAVAEKKADPVKVIEKTAAEAVKQSADEIAEATEKKRQSKLKKKKKK